From the genome of Leptotrichia trevisanii DSM 22070, one region includes:
- the acpS gene encoding holo-ACP synthase, translating into MEIYGIGTDIIEISRIEKAINQTSLFKRKVYTEKEIEHIEKKKHPYASYAGRFAAKEAVSKAFGTGVYGFSLSDIEILNDEMGKPYVTLYNAIKEKAQGLTIQISISHSREYAVSTVIIYKK; encoded by the coding sequence ATGGAAATATACGGTATTGGGACAGATATTATTGAAATATCCCGAATTGAAAAAGCGATTAATCAGACAAGCCTTTTTAAAAGGAAAGTTTATACGGAAAAAGAAATTGAGCATATTGAAAAAAAGAAACATCCATATGCTAGTTATGCAGGGAGATTTGCTGCAAAAGAAGCAGTTTCCAAGGCGTTTGGGACTGGGGTATATGGGTTTTCGCTAAGTGATATTGAGATTTTGAATGATGAGATGGGGAAACCTTATGTAACGCTTTATAATGCGATAAAGGAGAAGGCACAGGGGCTTACAATACAGATTAGTATTTCACATAGCAGAGAATATGCGGTTAGTACGGTAATTATTTATAAAAAATAA
- a CDS encoding GH25 family lysozyme, with translation MEKFVKFFIIMMIIVGIAGVLEFSGYLYHNEILAQLAGYKTQGLDISHHQEKVNWTLVDKKYKFIILKATEGQNFLDTDFLYNWNNSRLNGFVVGAYHFFTMTSSGEAQADFYISKVPDSDKTLPPIIDLEISTKKYKKTEVIKHLRDMVKKLEKHYRKRVIFYVNYKTYNAYIKGEFLKNRIWITDYKYFPKIEEADRWIIWQVSKRGRIEGIPGFTDKNVLRKGMTVEELINQSKIN, from the coding sequence ATGGAAAAATTTGTAAAATTTTTTATAATTATGATGATTATTGTAGGTATAGCAGGAGTTCTTGAATTTAGTGGGTATTTGTACCATAATGAGATTCTGGCACAGCTGGCAGGCTATAAGACACAGGGACTTGATATTTCACATCATCAGGAAAAAGTGAACTGGACTCTTGTAGATAAAAAATATAAATTTATTATTTTGAAGGCAACAGAAGGGCAGAATTTTCTTGATACGGATTTTTTATATAACTGGAATAATTCCAGACTGAATGGTTTTGTAGTTGGAGCATATCATTTTTTTACAATGACAAGCAGTGGAGAGGCACAAGCTGATTTTTATATAAGCAAAGTTCCTGATTCCGACAAGACATTACCTCCAATTATTGATTTGGAAATATCTACAAAAAAATATAAAAAGACGGAAGTAATAAAGCATTTGAGAGATATGGTTAAAAAACTTGAAAAACATTATAGGAAAAGAGTAATCTTTTATGTGAACTACAAAACTTATAACGCATATATAAAAGGTGAATTTCTGAAAAATAGAATTTGGATTACAGACTACAAATATTTTCCTAAAATAGAAGAAGCTGACAGATGGATAATCTGGCAAGTATCAAAGCGTGGGAGAATAGAGGGGATTCCAGGATTTACAGATAAAAATGTACTTAGAAAAGGAATGACGGTAGAAGAGCTGATAAATCAAAGTAAAATAAACTAA
- the lpxK gene encoding tetraacyldisaccharide 4'-kinase, translating to MKLLSIIYGFIVFLRNKLYDLNIFKEKKVDGVEIICIGNIVAGGTGKTPAVQYFVQKYLEKNKKVGILSRGYKGKRETDLLLVRDEKKIYATSKESGDEAYLHALNFQIPVVVCKNRYEGATFLKEKCDVETIIMDDGFQHRKLKKDKNIILIDATNPFGMDNYLPKGRLRESLDALKRADEIIITKSNYASKEEIAKIKERLAKYEKPISIATFEESYFYKLNFENRKKFGKINNENKIGNEKFLLETIKNKNVLIFSSIANPAVFYQTIKKLNPSNIDEIKFTDHHVYANEEILEIKEKAKNYDYVLTTEKDIVKIDKNIENLMILKMEFKIVEKMK from the coding sequence ATGAAATTATTGTCGATTATATATGGATTTATCGTGTTTTTACGAAATAAACTTTATGATTTGAATATTTTTAAAGAAAAAAAGGTTGATGGAGTGGAAATAATTTGCATTGGAAATATTGTGGCAGGTGGAACTGGGAAAACACCAGCTGTGCAGTATTTTGTGCAAAAATATTTAGAAAAAAATAAGAAAGTTGGAATTCTGAGTCGAGGCTACAAGGGAAAACGGGAAACTGATTTACTGCTTGTACGAGATGAAAAAAAGATTTATGCTACTTCAAAGGAATCAGGAGATGAAGCCTATTTGCATGCCTTAAATTTTCAAATTCCTGTCGTAGTCTGTAAAAATCGTTACGAAGGTGCAACTTTTTTAAAAGAAAAATGCGATGTGGAAACAATTATTATGGATGACGGCTTTCAGCATAGAAAACTGAAAAAAGATAAAAATATAATTCTAATTGACGCAACAAATCCTTTTGGGATGGACAATTACTTGCCAAAGGGACGATTGCGGGAGTCACTTGACGCTTTGAAACGGGCTGATGAAATTATTATTACAAAAAGTAACTATGCTTCGAAAGAAGAAATTGCGAAAATTAAGGAAAGACTGGCAAAATATGAAAAACCAATTTCTATTGCCACTTTTGAAGAAAGTTATTTTTACAAATTAAATTTTGAAAATAGGAAAAAGTTTGGTAAAATAAATAATGAAAACAAAATAGGAAATGAAAAATTTCTATTGGAAACTATTAAAAATAAAAATGTACTAATTTTTTCTTCAATAGCAAATCCAGCTGTATTTTATCAAACAATAAAAAAATTAAACCCAAGCAATATTGATGAAATAAAATTTACAGATCATCACGTTTACGCAAATGAAGAAATTTTGGAAATAAAGGAAAAAGCAAAAAACTATGATTATGTTTTGACAACAGAAAAGGATATTGTGAAAATTGATAAAAATATAGAAAATTTAATGATTTTGAAAATGGAATTTAAAATTGTTGAGAAAATGAAATAG
- a CDS encoding class II fructose-bisphosphate aldolase: MKYHFKDLGLSNTKEMFAKANKEGYAVPAFNFNNMEQLQGIIEACVEEGSPVILQVSTGARKYIGKEMLPWLAKAATAYVEASGSDIPVALHLDHGPNFAEAKDCIEYGFSSVMYDGSHHPYDANVAEAKQVADFAHQHDVTVEAELGVLAGIEDDVVAAEHVYTQPDEVEDFVSKTGVDSLAIAIGTSHGAHKFKPGDDPKLRLDILAEIEKRIPGFPIVLHGSSAVPKQFVEMINQYGGKIADAIGIPDSELRKAAKSAVAKINVDTDGRLAFTAGIREVFAKKPGEFDPRKYVGPAKDYMKEYYKDKIRNVFGSNGAYKAGAAR, encoded by the coding sequence ATGAAATATCATTTTAAAGATTTAGGATTAAGCAACACTAAAGAAATGTTTGCTAAAGCAAATAAAGAAGGTTATGCAGTACCTGCTTTTAACTTTAACAACATGGAACAATTACAAGGAATTATCGAAGCATGTGTTGAAGAAGGATCACCAGTAATTCTTCAAGTATCAACAGGTGCAAGAAAATATATTGGTAAAGAAATGTTGCCTTGGCTTGCAAAAGCTGCAACAGCTTATGTAGAAGCATCTGGATCAGACATTCCAGTAGCATTGCACTTGGATCATGGTCCAAATTTTGCTGAAGCAAAAGACTGTATCGAATACGGATTCTCTTCAGTAATGTATGATGGATCTCATCACCCATATGATGCAAATGTTGCAGAAGCAAAACAAGTTGCTGATTTCGCTCACCAACACGATGTAACAGTTGAAGCTGAATTAGGAGTTTTAGCTGGAATCGAAGACGATGTGGTAGCAGCAGAACACGTTTATACTCAACCTGATGAAGTTGAAGACTTCGTATCAAAAACAGGAGTTGATTCATTAGCAATCGCAATTGGAACTTCTCACGGAGCTCACAAATTCAAACCAGGGGACGATCCTAAATTAAGATTGGATATCTTGGCAGAAATCGAAAAAAGAATACCTGGATTCCCAATCGTATTACATGGTTCATCAGCTGTACCAAAACAATTTGTAGAAATGATTAACCAATATGGTGGAAAAATTGCTGACGCAATTGGTATCCCTGATTCAGAATTAAGAAAAGCCGCTAAATCAGCAGTAGCTAAAATTAACGTAGATACTGATGGAAGATTAGCTTTCACAGCAGGAATCAGAGAAGTATTCGCTAAAAAACCAGGAGAATTTGATCCTAGAAAATATGTAGGGCCTGCAAAAGACTACATGAAAGAATACTACAAAGATAAAATCAGAAACGTATTTGGATCAAACGGAGCTTATAAAGCTGGAGCTGCAAGATAA
- the whiA gene encoding DNA-binding protein WhiA — protein MSYSANLKREIFNLENSDKDAVYAELFGIFIAKNVITENGIYFSTENVSLAKRIYSNLRTVTNIPIQLKYVISKRLGIHKLYEVILFPTQHNQQEYKLFLKKIYFHKNFAVVEDEKQLAGIIRGFFLSCGYIKSPEKAYAMDFFVDTEDSATYLYYLFKQMGKKVFQTEKKNKSLVYLRNSEDILDIIFLIGGINSFFEFEEVTINKEIRNKINRNMNWEIANETKKLSASEKQINMIKVIDEKMGLSELTDVLSETAKLRLENQEMSLQELADLMEISKSGIKNRFRRLETIYKGLVEN, from the coding sequence TTGTCGTATTCAGCAAATTTAAAAAGGGAAATCTTTAATTTGGAAAATTCTGATAAAGATGCTGTTTATGCAGAACTTTTTGGAATTTTTATTGCAAAGAATGTAATTACGGAAAATGGAATTTATTTTAGTACCGAAAATGTGTCGCTTGCTAAAAGAATTTATTCAAATTTACGGACAGTAACAAATATTCCAATCCAGCTAAAATATGTTATCAGCAAACGTCTGGGAATACATAAGCTCTATGAAGTGATACTTTTTCCAACTCAGCACAACCAGCAGGAATACAAATTATTTTTAAAAAAAATATACTTTCACAAAAATTTTGCTGTTGTGGAAGATGAAAAACAGTTAGCTGGCATAATTAGAGGATTTTTCCTTAGCTGTGGATATATAAAGTCTCCAGAAAAGGCGTATGCGATGGATTTTTTTGTGGATACTGAAGATTCTGCCACTTATTTGTATTACTTGTTTAAACAGATGGGGAAAAAGGTTTTTCAGACTGAGAAAAAAAATAAAAGCCTTGTTTATTTACGAAATTCAGAGGATATTCTGGATATAATTTTTTTGATTGGCGGAATAAATTCGTTTTTTGAATTCGAGGAGGTTACGATAAATAAGGAAATTCGGAATAAAATTAATAGAAATATGAACTGGGAAATTGCAAATGAAACAAAAAAATTGTCAGCTTCTGAAAAGCAGATTAATATGATAAAGGTGATTGATGAAAAAATGGGGCTTTCAGAATTAACCGATGTGCTGAGTGAAACGGCAAAACTGCGGCTGGAAAATCAGGAAATGTCTCTACAGGAACTGGCAGACTTAATGGAAATTTCCAAATCTGGAATAAAAAACCGGTTTAGACGGCTGGAAACAATTTATAAAGGACTGGTAGAAAATTAA
- a CDS encoding glutaredoxin family protein, whose product MFWRKDFNIGIEKSRFFALMIMLFGIFWISQIGYSDGNSQSKKVKIEYFGRKDCKNCANLEKFLKELSTKRDDFEYVEHKIDESKEEKTFFDETTSKLKLVKGTPIIYIDGHIIQGFNTADTTGKEIESLINSGKTKDKILILKEYVESGQTGNVSSNGAVCTGDTVCEVPGLTKGAENQVLVNIPIINKTVDLTNYSLLTMSIILGTIDGFNPCAMWVLVLFLTALIAVGNKVKMFRVAGLFIFAEAAMYFFILNAWIYAWDFVGLDKWVTPLVGIVGIIGGIFFIRNYLKKGDTLECEVTDFEQRAKISKKIKDIANKPFTLLTALAIIGLALSVNVIEFACSVGIPQTYTKILQINEVPFWTRQFYTFIYIIGYMIDDIIVFGFALMSVNKLQLTTKYSKWVNLFGGILMIILGFIMLIKPSLLIM is encoded by the coding sequence ATGTTTTGGAGAAAAGATTTTAATATTGGGATAGAGAAAAGTAGATTTTTTGCGTTGATGATTATGCTTTTTGGTATATTTTGGATAAGTCAGATTGGTTATTCTGATGGAAATAGTCAGTCAAAGAAAGTAAAAATTGAGTACTTTGGTAGAAAAGACTGTAAAAATTGTGCAAATTTGGAGAAATTTTTGAAGGAATTATCTACTAAAAGGGATGATTTTGAATATGTGGAGCATAAAATTGACGAGAGCAAGGAGGAAAAGACATTTTTTGATGAAACTACATCGAAGTTAAAACTTGTGAAGGGGACTCCGATTATTTACATTGACGGACACATTATTCAAGGGTTTAATACAGCGGATACAACTGGGAAAGAAATTGAAAGTTTGATAAATTCTGGAAAGACAAAGGATAAAATTTTGATTTTAAAGGAATATGTGGAAAGTGGACAGACTGGAAATGTGAGCAGTAATGGTGCAGTTTGTACGGGAGATACAGTATGTGAGGTGCCGGGACTTACGAAAGGTGCTGAAAATCAGGTGCTTGTGAATATTCCGATTATTAATAAGACTGTTGATTTGACAAATTATTCGTTACTTACAATGTCAATAATTTTGGGAACAATTGATGGATTCAATCCTTGTGCTATGTGGGTTCTGGTGTTATTTTTAACGGCTTTGATTGCCGTTGGAAATAAAGTGAAAATGTTTCGTGTGGCAGGGTTGTTTATTTTTGCTGAAGCTGCGATGTACTTTTTTATTTTAAATGCGTGGATTTATGCTTGGGATTTTGTGGGACTTGACAAATGGGTAACTCCACTTGTTGGAATCGTTGGAATTATTGGTGGAATTTTCTTTATTAGAAATTACTTGAAAAAGGGCGATACGCTGGAATGTGAAGTTACAGATTTTGAACAGAGGGCAAAGATTTCTAAAAAGATAAAGGATATTGCCAACAAGCCATTTACATTACTGACAGCACTTGCAATAATTGGTTTGGCACTTTCGGTAAATGTAATAGAATTTGCCTGTTCAGTAGGAATTCCTCAAACATACACAAAAATCCTGCAAATAAACGAAGTTCCATTCTGGACAAGACAATTTTACACATTTATCTACATAATTGGCTACATGATAGATGACATAATAGTTTTCGGCTTTGCCTTAATGAGTGTAAACAAACTGCAATTAACTACAAAATATTCTAAATGGGTAAATCTGTTTGGTGGAATTTTGATGATAATTTTGGGATTCATAATGTTGATTAAGCCTAGTTTATTGATAATGTAG
- the tyrS gene encoding tyrosine--tRNA ligase, with translation MSIDRNNETEVKNEVERQFNILSRGCDEIINENEFKKKLEKSISTNTPLRVKLGIDPTGSELHLGHAVPLRKLKQFQDLGHEVLFLIGTFTGRIGDPTGKSETRKMLSEEQVSENIKTYLEQVKLILDLDKIKVVYNADWLEKLSLSDALNLLSQFTVSQMISREDFSKRLAENKPVSLIEFMYPILQGYDSVELKADVELGATEQKFNLLRGRDLQKNFGQEQQVCMIMPILVGLDGVEKMSKSLGNYIGVKDTPNDMFGKVMSISDELMENYYTMITDVPFEKIEEIKAQIADGSLHPMEAKKQLGAEVVKIYYGEEAAKEARGWFENVFSKRNLDVDLPEVEVPYGEINVIDLLVKEAKLLGGTSEARRLISQGGFKINDEAIKDIKANVNVERGMIIRAGKKKIVKVK, from the coding sequence ATGAGCATAGATAGAAATAATGAAACAGAAGTAAAAAATGAAGTGGAAAGACAATTTAATATTTTGAGCCGTGGGTGTGATGAAATAATTAATGAGAATGAATTTAAGAAAAAGTTGGAAAAATCAATTTCAACTAATACTCCGCTACGGGTTAAATTGGGGATAGATCCGACAGGTTCGGAGCTGCATTTGGGACATGCTGTACCTTTGAGAAAATTGAAGCAGTTTCAAGATTTGGGGCATGAAGTGCTGTTTTTGATTGGAACTTTTACAGGGAGAATTGGGGATCCGACAGGAAAATCTGAAACTAGGAAGATGTTGTCGGAGGAGCAAGTAAGTGAGAATATCAAAACATACTTGGAACAAGTAAAATTGATATTGGACTTGGATAAAATAAAAGTTGTCTATAATGCTGACTGGCTGGAAAAATTATCGCTTTCGGATGCTTTAAATTTACTATCGCAGTTTACTGTGTCGCAAATGATTTCTAGAGAGGATTTTTCAAAAAGACTGGCTGAAAACAAACCAGTTTCGTTAATCGAGTTTATGTATCCAATTTTACAAGGATATGATTCGGTTGAACTGAAGGCTGATGTGGAATTGGGAGCAACAGAACAAAAATTTAATTTGCTAAGAGGAAGAGATTTACAGAAAAATTTTGGACAGGAGCAGCAAGTCTGTATGATAATGCCAATTCTAGTAGGGCTTGACGGAGTGGAAAAGATGTCTAAATCACTTGGAAACTACATTGGTGTAAAAGACACTCCTAATGATATGTTTGGTAAAGTTATGTCAATTTCAGATGAACTAATGGAAAATTATTATACAATGATAACAGATGTTCCTTTTGAGAAAATTGAAGAAATCAAAGCTCAAATCGCAGATGGAAGTTTACATCCAATGGAAGCAAAAAAGCAATTAGGAGCAGAAGTTGTAAAAATTTATTACGGTGAAGAAGCAGCTAAGGAAGCAAGAGGCTGGTTTGAAAATGTATTTAGTAAAAGAAATCTTGACGTAGATTTGCCAGAAGTGGAAGTTCCTTATGGAGAAATTAATGTAATTGACTTGCTTGTAAAAGAAGCAAAATTGCTTGGAGGAACAAGTGAAGCAAGAAGGCTAATTTCACAAGGTGGATTCAAAATAAATGACGAGGCGATAAAAGATATTAAGGCAAATGTAAATGTCGAAAGAGGAATGATTATTAGGGCTGGGAAAAAGAAAATTGTGAAAGTGAAATAG
- the serS gene encoding serine--tRNA ligase, with amino-acid sequence MLEMRYIRENADKVREYLKNRNSDFDLDSLLKFDEDRRSLLQEVEMLKKERNESSALIGKYKQEGKDPAELLARMQTVSAKIKELDQKVAEIDEKQLELAYTIPNKLSDTTPVGKDEDDNVEVRKWGTPREFDFEIKSHDELGVELGILDFERGAKLSGSRFTVYKNAAARLERALIAFMIDVHTGEHGFEEIFTPQLVKREMMVGTGQLPKFADDAYKIDGEEMYLIPTAEVTLTNLHNSEILDEEELPKYYCGYTACFRKEAGSGGRDLKGLIRQHQFNKVEMVKIVKPETSYDELEKMVNCAEKILQKLELPYRVLALCSGDLGFSAAKTYDLEVWVPSQGKYREISSCSNTEDFQARRAMIKYREKETGKSHFVHTLNGSGLAVGRTLLAIMENYQQDDGTIKVPEVLVPYMGGMTVIK; translated from the coding sequence ATGTTGGAAATGAGATACATAAGGGAAAATGCCGATAAAGTCAGAGAATATTTAAAAAATAGAAATAGTGACTTTGATTTGGATTCATTGCTGAAATTTGATGAGGATAGAAGGAGTTTGCTTCAGGAAGTGGAAATGCTGAAGAAGGAGAGAAATGAGTCAAGTGCATTAATTGGAAAATATAAACAGGAAGGGAAGGATCCTGCTGAATTGCTTGCGAGAATGCAGACTGTCAGTGCCAAAATTAAGGAACTTGATCAAAAAGTGGCTGAAATTGATGAGAAACAGTTAGAGCTTGCTTATACGATTCCAAACAAATTAAGTGATACGACTCCAGTTGGAAAAGATGAAGATGATAATGTGGAAGTTAGAAAATGGGGAACTCCAAGAGAATTCGACTTTGAAATAAAATCTCATGATGAACTGGGAGTAGAACTTGGGATTTTGGATTTTGAAAGAGGGGCAAAACTTAGTGGTTCGAGGTTTACAGTTTATAAAAATGCAGCGGCAAGACTGGAAAGAGCATTAATTGCATTTATGATTGATGTTCATACTGGGGAACATGGATTTGAGGAAATTTTTACACCGCAGTTGGTAAAAAGAGAAATGATGGTGGGAACAGGGCAGCTTCCAAAATTTGCCGATGATGCCTATAAAATCGACGGTGAAGAGATGTACTTGATTCCAACGGCAGAAGTTACACTTACAAATTTACATAATAGCGAAATTCTGGATGAAGAGGAACTGCCTAAATATTACTGCGGATATACAGCTTGTTTCAGAAAGGAAGCAGGTTCTGGAGGACGTGACTTAAAAGGGCTTATAAGACAGCACCAGTTTAATAAAGTGGAAATGGTAAAAATTGTAAAACCCGAAACTTCTTATGATGAACTTGAAAAAATGGTAAACTGTGCGGAGAAAATATTGCAGAAATTAGAGCTGCCATATAGAGTTCTGGCACTTTGCAGTGGAGATTTAGGATTTAGTGCGGCAAAAACTTATGATTTGGAAGTTTGGGTGCCAAGTCAAGGGAAATACAGGGAAATTTCTTCCTGCTCAAATACAGAGGACTTTCAGGCTAGACGTGCAATGATTAAATACAGGGAAAAAGAAACAGGAAAGAGCCATTTTGTACATACTCTGAATGGATCAGGGCTGGCAGTGGGAAGAACATTGCTTGCCATCATGGAAAATTATCAGCAGGATGACGGAACTATAAAAGTTCCAGAAGTGTTAGTACCTTATATGGGTGGAATGACAGTTATAAAATAA
- a CDS encoding toxin-antitoxin system YwqK family antitoxin, giving the protein MKKNNSKKMLFIAGMMIISAVAYGKDVFANYGTNFGKVRLSKLSSPNMEDVKKINSNTYELTGSGEYRIMEEGGRRLVVNLSNGTLNGKYDEFYANGNRFTIGNYRNGKKEGEWTVYTENGKVWKKYQYKDDQLNGRYSSYYGKTGAQETVGNYENGKMTGTWTEYYENGSRKSQGNYSNGHKNGLFSEWNANGGKKSEINYENDEINGKMNVYYENGRLLYEANMNGETGTVKGYYTNGSLVFDGSIRGRRRTGTWTYYDKAGNPRKVNY; this is encoded by the coding sequence ATGAAAAAAAATAATAGTAAAAAAATGTTATTTATTGCTGGAATGATGATAATATCAGCAGTTGCATACGGGAAAGATGTGTTTGCAAATTATGGAACAAATTTTGGGAAAGTTAGGTTGTCGAAACTTAGCTCTCCGAATATGGAAGATGTGAAAAAAATTAATTCCAATACTTATGAATTGACAGGAAGCGGAGAATACAGAATTATGGAAGAAGGGGGAAGAAGACTTGTTGTTAATTTGAGCAATGGAACGTTGAATGGGAAGTATGATGAATTTTATGCAAATGGGAATAGATTTACGATAGGAAATTATAGAAATGGAAAAAAGGAAGGGGAATGGACAGTTTACACTGAAAATGGAAAAGTATGGAAAAAATATCAATACAAAGATGATCAGTTAAATGGGCGTTATTCTTCATATTACGGAAAAACAGGAGCTCAGGAAACAGTTGGAAATTATGAAAATGGGAAAATGACAGGAACTTGGACTGAATATTATGAAAATGGTTCAAGAAAATCACAGGGAAATTATTCAAATGGACATAAAAATGGGTTATTTTCTGAATGGAATGCAAATGGAGGTAAAAAATCTGAAATTAATTACGAAAATGATGAAATAAACGGGAAAATGAATGTTTATTACGAAAATGGAAGACTTTTGTATGAAGCAAATATGAATGGAGAAACAGGGACTGTAAAAGGATATTATACAAACGGAAGCCTTGTATTTGACGGAAGTATCAGAGGTAGAAGAAGAACAGGAACTTGGACTTATTATGATAAGGCAGGAAATCCTAGAAAAGTAAATTATTAG
- a CDS encoding phosphatidate cytidylyltransferase, with translation MLSRLFIILLFVPFLLWIFLKGNVMFLVFTLVITGMSLFEFYKMLKDRGFEVASRIGMGLGLFLPVAIYFQENSKNIFSYFKFALFKQINFDMGGFIVFAIILLSLRQVLKVKIQNAMAEISYTLFGIIYVSYLFSHILLIKYEFLNGNILVVMTFMLIWACDISAYLVGMAIGGKIFKHRLAPKISPKKSIEGAIAGILGVFLVILSFDKIYLFIANFVCGISFLSKSCSVNYDYVAIGGLKAFILALAIGIFAELGDLVESKIKRELGVKDSGNLLLGHGGFLDRFDSALFVLPIVYYFMKYVAYL, from the coding sequence ATGTTAAGTAGATTATTTATTATTTTGTTATTTGTACCTTTCCTTTTATGGATATTTTTAAAGGGGAATGTGATGTTTCTAGTATTTACGCTTGTAATAACTGGAATGTCACTGTTTGAATTTTATAAAATGTTAAAGGATAGAGGCTTTGAGGTGGCGAGCAGAATTGGAATGGGGCTTGGGCTGTTTTTGCCAGTTGCAATATATTTTCAGGAAAATTCAAAAAATATTTTTTCATATTTCAAATTTGCCCTTTTCAAGCAGATTAACTTTGATATGGGCGGATTTATCGTATTTGCAATAATTCTTCTGTCTCTAAGGCAGGTTTTAAAGGTGAAAATTCAAAATGCAATGGCAGAAATTTCCTATACGTTGTTTGGAATTATTTATGTGTCATATTTATTTTCACACATTTTATTGATAAAATATGAATTTTTAAATGGGAATATTCTAGTTGTAATGACATTTATGCTAATCTGGGCATGCGATATTTCTGCCTACCTTGTTGGAATGGCCATCGGCGGAAAAATATTCAAACACAGGCTCGCACCGAAAATCAGCCCGAAAAAATCAATTGAAGGTGCAATAGCAGGGATTTTGGGAGTATTTTTAGTAATTTTATCATTTGACAAAATATATTTATTTATAGCAAATTTTGTATGCGGAATCTCATTTCTCTCAAAAAGCTGTTCTGTAAATTACGATTACGTTGCCATTGGCGGCTTAAAAGCCTTTATTCTTGCACTTGCAATAGGAATCTTTGCCGAACTGGGAGATCTGGTGGAATCAAAAATAAAAAGAGAACTGGGAGTAAAGGATTCTGGGAATTTGCTTTTGGGACACGGTGGATTTTTGGATAGATTTGACAGTGCATTATTTGTATTACCAATTGTGTATTATTTTATGAAATACGTAGCATATTTATAA